Below is a window of Lytechinus variegatus isolate NC3 chromosome 4, Lvar_3.0, whole genome shotgun sequence DNA.
GCTTTGACCCAGACATTCCTTCGTCACTACATTTCCATAATTACCTCGGGAAAGGGAACTTTATGCATTCAAATGATTTCTATAGAAAATTTCAATGTCGATCGCTGCGTGACCAATGAAATTATCGCACCCCACCATTTCAACGTGTACCTGATAATTCACAATTCGTATATCCATGCCAAGAACAAACCGTCTTTTATTCGACACCGGCAAAATATTCCTAAGCTCTCCTGCAAACAGATGGAAAGAGTTTGTGGTATAAGGTTAGTCTGGTATTTCGGACTATTTGTTGCAGCTAGTGCCCAAGAGACGGATTAAATTAAGGTAATTTCCCAGGTAATTTGTAGAGGCACCGGCCGAGTGGGGGACAAAGCTTCGGAAAAGGCAAAGTTTAcaagaaataacaaatgaaaaagacGAAAATAAAAATGGGTGTTTCATCTTTATTCCTTTCTCCGTACTGATTTGCAGCCTTACTTGTTTGTTTATGAAAATCTGAATAATTAATAAGGGCGAATAAGACAATTTTGCTCTTGGTATAGGGCTACTTGATCTTTTAAGGAAAAGCCCCCGAATTTATAATGATAAAACTAATTGTACAAAATTAAAGACCCCTTTTCATactcaaaattatttcaaaagctAATGAAAGCTGTTTCCTCAGACTAACTCTGCACGAGGTCGGGTCAGAGGTCTGCGAGCTTGGATTGTTTCCCGACGATGGCGGGATCATCCTTGGCAACGATCAACAGACAAACCTTAGCAACGAACGCTTTTCCAAATACCTTGGCCAATCAGAACCCGGTGATGGTGGAGGGTATATAAACTCGGATGCGGCCGTGGATACGGCAGTTTATTTCTCAATACCAAACCCTCAACTTGGGAAGAGAAGTACTGGCTATTTTGCTGTGATCAATCATTTTTCATCTCTAAGCTCTAAGTTAACTTAACAAAAGTCTGCAACCATGGTAAGTCAATAATTTCAtgcattcatatatatatacatatatatatatatattatatcatatttagAAGAAAATTTACAAATCAGACGAATTAAGGACAGTGGCATTGAGGAATTGAAAACGGCAAATTAAAATAGTGATTTTCTGAAAATGACTCACATGATGTTGAATTTGCCTGAAGATTGTTGGCTGATAGTTTTAAGGTACATCGTAGCTCAAATTTTAAGATCCTTCTGTATGATAGTATAGCTTTAAACAAGTGATTCAAAGAATCTGTTTTACTGTTAATTTGTTTTGGTGGTAGtgttattttgtgaaaaattcaTCTGTCAATGCTGGTGGCGTGTATAGGTAGGCCAACTCTATCCATAGACTAAATTTCAAAGATCCAAACTTATTGACCTAACTCTCTTGAGCTCACCATGTATTGCACTCTCAAAACAAGTCAGCCGGTTGCAACTGTCGGTTGCAACTGACAGTTGCACCCATCAGCTGACTACTGATCTAgtcattttgaataatttgtttCAAGAGTGTGATtctaatatgtacatgtatatatttcattttgcattatatttatttcacattgtaGCGTGAATGTATCTCTATCCACGTCGGCCAAGCCGGAGTCCAGATCGGTAACGCGTGCTGGGAGTTGTACTGCCTTGAGCACGGCATCCAGCCTGATGGTCAGATGCCCTCAGACAAGACCATCGGAGGTGGTGATGACTCCTTCAACACCTTCTTCAGTGAGACTGGAGCTGGGAAGCACGTCCCCCGTGCCGTATTCGTCGATCTCGAACCAACCGTAGTCGGTAAGTTTTGTTTTTGTCCcgaaaattatttcaatttgcaACGAGTAAAACTCCTGTCACAAACCTTTGACTATGTGAATTGTAATTGGTTTGGtaaaaccatttttttatgGTGGCCATTCAGTAGTATTGGAATAATATAGATGCTTGAAAGCATATTCAAAACTACAAGCACCTTACAAATTATATGgtgatatgattttttattgGGTTAAGAATAacagaaaattataattatcaCTCGTGAAAAGAGAtttcattttctctgaaaattgaaaatgatttttattgaaCCTTTAGTATAACAATATACCAATAATTTCGCACCTGTTCCTAAtaggaaacaaaaataagtttcagttttattttttctcatttccaacaCAACAGTATACGAAATCCATAAAAATACAACAACTGAAATATAGTAAacaaacatttaacactgtatatatatatatataccttaaagtatcacgtattggcttctgtaaggtaacaaaataatgctgaagataatgctttcattgccaataaaGAAGACGGAGGACCGTCGAAAAATCGAGtgaacaataaaaactttattggcaatgaaagcattatcttcagcattattttgttatatatatatatatacacacatacatattcCGCATGTTGGACACAGAGGAGATAAAAGAGACAAAGAGGTAATGCATTTAATATGCATTGTAGTTCCAACGAGGTTTATTTCCAAGCCCAAATTTTCGAGGTAAACCTCACGTCTTCGTCAGGGATACAAAGCTCAACaagatattgaaataatataagTAGATGCATTCATGGTTCTGGTAGTCATGGAAACGAGCAGGTTAAAAAGCATCGCCATCATAACGAAAGCAGGCTGTATTGCTGTAGCGAGGACATCATCGTTATGTCATAATCACTTGCTAATGACGCAACTATCATGGAAGTGCATGTAAAGAATAAGATAATGGATAAAAGCCTATATAACATGAAACTTAGTTTCATGATAAATAGGCCTTACATCTATTATATATTATTCTTTGTTAATTTTGTAACACTCATTATTATTGCAACACTGTGTAAACTCGTTTTCGAGTCGGTAATTATTTTCGTTTGGAATATGATAATAATCTCGTTACCTCTTTTTCTTTGATATGATCTATCCTCCTGTGAGATCGTtacctgggccccatcttacaaagagttacgattgatccgatcaatcgcaactatggaaagccagcaaagtcaacatataaactgcatgtttttttcaaaagttgttctagatatgaatgtatatccatatagtcattgatttcttgacaatttggtgtgttttcctttgtttacaaaggacattttgcaaatttcctgtagagaaaattgtgacactgatggatttccatagagttacgattgattagatcaatcgtaactctttgtaagacggggccctgatctgCTTACTCGACGCCCTCATGATAtgtgttaaaggtattgtttaaaggggaagttcaccctgacaaaaagtttattgtaaaaatagcaaaaaaatacaaaaaatattgccgaaggtttgagaaaaattcatccaataattaaaaagttattagaatttcaattatttgatttgtgacgtcatatgcgagcagcattcctacatagcgaatggtaaaaaaatcaatgaaatgtcattttctcagaaaattgaaaatggttttcactgtaacttttgtatatcaatagacaaatcatttcatacccgatcatgaaaagaaaacaaaattaaggcatcaggaatcatacaaaatttgaaatttatacattttatattacataacacatggggcagctgctcgtttatgacgtcacaaatccaaaacttttaactccaataactttcttattttttaacggattttcctcaaaccttcaccaatattttttactaatttttctgctatttttacaacaaagttttcttcagggtgaacttcccctttaactttgtgagcagccgattcaaaaaattctcaaaccaagatgaaacatgtgtacaagtgcatgtattagaaataataaaccctgaaaacaaccattattgagaatgaaaagctaaaactaccaggcaaaccctgattttgtaaataggcgtcgtatagacgcctaaatagtacatataagtgtatgggatgaaattaggatggtgtttccggtcactttatatttcaatttttgaagcactaaataatcatttttgaacgcaattttttctgggcttcatttttgacttctagctcagattttttagtCAAGTCAAGtcaagtcaaaccaatgttagccaatcactttaatagtATCTATGGcgacattctttttttttctaaatatccAGATGAGGTCCGCACCGGTACCTACCGTCAGCTCTTCCACCCTGAGCAGCTGATCACCGGCAAGGAGGATGCTGCCAACAACTACGCTCGTGGTCACTACACCGTCGGAAAGGAACTGATCGATATTGTCCTGGACAGGATCAGGAAGCTGGCTGACCAGTGCACAGGTCTCCAGGGATTCCTCATCTTCCACAGCTTCGGTGGTGGCACCGGCTCTGGCTTCACCTCTCTGTTGATGGAACGGCTCTCCGTCGACTACGGAAAGAAGTCCAAGCTCGAGTTCGCCGTCTACCCCGCTCCCCAGATCTCTACTGCCGTCGTCGAGCCCTACAACTCGATCCTTACAACTCACACCACCCTTGAGCACTCCGACTGTGCCTTTATGGTTGACAACGAGGCTATCTACGATATCTGCCGTCGTAACCTCGACATCGAGCGACCTACCTACACCAACCTGAACCGTCTCATCGGCCAGATCGTTTCCTCTATCACCGCTTCCCTGAGATTCGACGGCGCTCTCAACGTTGATCTTACCGAATTCCAGACCAACTTGGTGCCCTACCCACGTATCCATTTCCCTCTCGCGACCTACGCACCGGTCATCTCTGCCGAAAAGGCCTACCACGAGCAGCTGACTGTTGCCGAGATCACCAACGCCTGTTTCGAACCTGCCAACCAGATGGTGAAGTGTGACCCACGTCACGGCAAGTACATGGCCTGCTGTCTCCTGTACCGTGGTGACGTCGTCCCCAAGGACGTCAACGCCGCTATTGCTACTATCAAGACCAAACGTACCATCCAGTTCGTCGACTGGTGTCCAACTGGCTTCAAGGTCGGTATCAACTACCAGCCACCCACCGTCGTCCCTGGTGGTGATCTGGCTAAGGTCCAGCGTGCCGTTTGCATGTTGAGCAACACCACCGCCATCGCCGAGGCCTGGGCCCGTCTCGACCACAAGTTCGATCTGATGTACGCCAAACGTGCCTTCGTCCATTGGTACGTAGGAGAGGGTATGGAGGAAGGAGAGTTCTCTGAGGCTCGTGAGGATTTGGCTGCTCTCGAGAAGGACTACGAAGAAGTGGGTGTCGATTCCGTCGATGcagaaggagaagaggaagaaggtgACGAGTATTAAACATTCCATCAACCATACTACAACTCTGTTCCCTAGTAGATTGAACAATCAAACCAACTCTCAAATATAAACTCATTATTATGCAAGCTGATCGTAAACACCTTGAGACGTCAGTTATCAAgaacatttctttattttcgtGCCAAATAAAGCAAGAGACGTCAAATTTAAAGTTAATTTATTTACAATGTTTTCGTGcgactttgaaataaaaaaaatgaacaaattaaaattttgaagatttctTTATTTAGATATTGTCATGCCAATCCATATTTCAAGGGTATTTAAACGAAATATTGTATGGAGACAACTGAAAATCGGCATCACACTATTATGTTATACTTCAAATATCGGTAACtaagatgatggtgataaagatgatgacattgatgaagAATATTGTAAAGACGATGATGGTTGTGGTATTTCGATATGTGACTGTAATAAATGTAATGAAGGATGGAAGATgatgagaaggaggagaagaagaagaaggaggagaagaagaagaggatgagaaggaggaggaggaagagaagaagaacaGAATTGGAGTAGGAGGAGAAAAtggagaagatgaagaagaggatacagaagaaaaatagaagaaaaggaagaagaagaaagaggagaataaaaaaaaagaaggaaaagaagaagtaaaaaggaaaaacgaggaagaggggaaagaaaagaatacaaaaagaaggatgaggagaagaagaagaaagagaagaaaaataagaagaagaacgAGGAGGAGGAAACTaatatgaagaagaagagggcAAAAATTACGTAGAAACAAAAAATCGCCTGCAATAGACATAGATGTTGATTGGTCATTGTCAAATTATAATTGATTACAAACAGGTGACGGGTCCTGAACAAGGGTAATAGTCAAATAGAtatcataatattaataattcatTGATCTTTCGCTTATAAATGGTTTACGTAGACGATTTTCATAGTCAATTTatttcagaaataaaaaaactgCGACAATGATGCCACAGTCCATTGAGAAATAGCACTGCATGGACTCACAATAATAGGGGCAATCTGATAGATTAATAACGCATCTTAGCCATCTAGtgaattaacaaaatacaaagagaTTCTTACTGCAGGAATAAGGCATGCtcttcataggcggatccaggggggccccgaggggcccgcccctccccctattggcggagcaaaaacaagaaaaaggggggaaagaaagaaaaaaagggaaaagagaggagaaaaaagaaggggaaacagaagaggaggaaggcgagtgaatgaaataagatgaggggaagacttggatttaaaaaaaaaatctttcatgccACTGTAcagtataatatttttttcgctcgcgcttcgcgctagcattGACTTTTAG
It encodes the following:
- the LOC121414512 gene encoding tubulin alpha-1 chain; translation: MRECISIHVGQAGVQIGNACWELYCLEHGIQPDGQMPSDKTIGGGDDSFNTFFSETGAGKHVPRAVFVDLEPTVVDEVRTGTYRQLFHPEQLITGKEDAANNYARGHYTVGKELIDIVLDRIRKLADQCTGLQGFLIFHSFGGGTGSGFTSLLMERLSVDYGKKSKLEFAVYPAPQISTAVVEPYNSILTTHTTLEHSDCAFMVDNEAIYDICRRNLDIERPTYTNLNRLIGQIVSSITASLRFDGALNVDLTEFQTNLVPYPRIHFPLATYAPVISAEKAYHEQLTVAEITNACFEPANQMVKCDPRHGKYMACCLLYRGDVVPKDVNAAIATIKTKRTIQFVDWCPTGFKVGINYQPPTVVPGGDLAKVQRAVCMLSNTTAIAEAWARLDHKFDLMYAKRAFVHWYVGEGMEEGEFSEAREDLAALEKDYEEVGVDSVDAEGEEEEGDEY